GAGTGGCTTGGACATTTAGCGAGGGGAGGCGGCACGTGTCTTGGAAATTGATTGGTTCAGCATTGGGCCTCCAGTTGGTGGTGGCGTTGGCGGTTTTAAAGGTGCCATTTATTGAGCGTGGGCTCGATGTCATCTCTCAGGGTTTTGTCGCGGTGCTCAGTTTTGCCAACAGGGGAGCGCAAGAGGTATTTGGGAGGCTGACTAGTGATGCGTTTGAATTTAGTACCGTAATCGGGTTTCGGGTGGTTCCTGCTATCATCTTTTTCTCCTCCGTTACTTCCGTTCTCTACTATTACGGGATTTTACAAAAGGTGGTCTACGGCCTCGCTTGGATCATGAAGCGGACAATGAAACTTTCTGGTGCTGAGAGCTTGGCTGCTGCTGCCAATGTCTTCATCGGCCAAACGGAAGCTCTGGTTATGGTGCGACCCTACTTGAACAGCATGACTCGCTCAGAGGTCATGTCGCTGATGACAGGGGGTATGGCCACCATCGCGGGAACAGTTCTGGCAGCCTACATCGGATTTCTTGGCGGAGATGATCCCGCGCAGCAAGCCCTGTTTGGTAAGCACCTGATAACCGCGTCTATCCTTTCTGCACCGGCGGCATTGATGTATTCCAAGCTGCTCGTTCCCGAGACCCAGGATGTTAACGCAGAGATGGAGATCGCCGATGATGATATGGGGACCAATGTTTTCGACGCGATCGCTCGTGGTACAACTCAAGGTCTTACTTTAGCTTTTAACGTCGGCGCGATGATCATCGTTTTCGTGGCATTCGTCACGATGATCAATTATCTGCTATCGGATGTTTTAGGCCAGCTCACCGGATTAAATGATCTCGTTGCGTCATGGAGTGGTGGGCGATATGAGACTTTTTCAATGGAGCTCATCTTTGGGGTTCTTTTCGCACCTTTTGCTTGGCTCATGGGAATTGACAGTGGATCTGTGATGGCCGCAGGTCAACTGCTTGGGGAAAAACTGGTCATCAACGAGTTTATTGCCTATTTGACCTTTGGAGGGATGAAGGAGTCCGGTGTGCTCGTCGATGAGCGCAGCATTATTTTGATCACCTACGCTCTGTGTGGTTTTGCTAATTTCGCGTCGATGGGAATCCAGATCGGAGGGATTAGCTCGATTGCTCCGAGCAAACGAGCTGTGCTCTGCCAACTTGCTCTTCGCTCAGTGCTAGCGGGTAATTTGGCTTGTTTCACAACAGCGTGCGTCGCTGGGATGTTCATATAAGCTCTTATCCTCTGTTTCTTATTATTAAGCTGGCCTCGACTCCGGGTAGCAGTGATTAAGCAGTCATCAGATAAGACAGAAATTTGTAAAAATCAAAAGGCCGTTTGATGTTATTTACAAGTTATTCAGGCAAATGTCCTTAAAAGTAAGAAAATGAAAAGACGTTATTAAGTTAAATGTGATTTCTGCGAAGTATGCAGGGGAATGTGGACTCAGGCTTCTTTTTTACTCATAAAAATTAAGCTTTGAGCCCATGAAACACTACTCACTAAAAACTATGAAAATACCTGTGTCTTCATGTGCGGCTCTATGGCTGTGCGCGGCCTCTAGCTGGGCCTTTGAGTTAGACGATATAATGTTTAGTGGCGAATTAAGTCTTACCGCCGCTTATAGTACTGGATTCATCTTTTATACCAAGGAAACCGATGAGCTTGAGCTCAATCGGATCGAGTTAACCTACAATGGGATCTACCAATTTGACAACGGGGTCCGTGTAGGAGCTCAAGTCTATGCCTATGACCATGACGGTATCTCGGACGTTCAACTTGACTGGGCAAATATAACCTACCAATTCGCGCCAGAATTTGGTATCTCGCTCGGACGTAATAAGCTCGCCAATGGGTTATTTAATGATGCGCAGGATCTAGATTCTACTCGGGTTTTCGCACACCTACCTTTTGGTGTTTATAACCTTAATTTCAGGCCTTTCACCTCGGGCTATAACGGTATCGGAGCATTTGGTATATTTGATTTGGGTGCCGCCGGTAGTCTAGAATATAAAGTCGGAGGGGGATGGCTACCCAATGTGGGACGTAATTCACATATCCTGAGCCGTCAGCTCTCTGGGGGTGTTACATATATCGATGAGTGGGACATTGTTGGTTTCAACTATGGGGCATGGTTAGCCTGGAATACGCCGATCGACGGTTTAAAAATTGGTGGATCATTTTTTCGCTATCCTGATAATGATTTGAACGGTCGCTATGCGTTCAGTAACGAAATAACTGGAGCTGATTTGAATAACGCCGCCGCTGTCGGAGGTCTCTTTGGTGCGCGCCTTGGACTGTCAGTTCCACCATTAGTCGCATGGGACCAAATCTTTGCAGGCAATGGCGTTCGTTTCACTGACATTGACTTAACGATCCACTATATCTTCGCGCAATACGTTCGTGGTGATCTTACTTTGAATGCCGAATTTAAGCGTCGCGCTGCACCTGGATTAAGGTCAGACGATATTGGATTTATCTCGGGTCCTGACGACGTGCGTCGAGACGAATCTTATTACATACAGGCAGATTATCAGTTTACCGACAGGTTTGCTGCTGGAATAAACTACAGTTACTATGATGACGATTATCTCAGCGATCTCGATAGAGATATCGTGCACGATTATGCGGTGGCGGTACGATATGAACCAATCTATGGGCTGTTTTTAAAAGCAGAGCTTCATTACATCAATGGTAATCGCTTATCTTCAGAGGCTCGTCGACCAGAGAGTATCGATGTGCCATCAGAAAATACTGTCTACTTTGTCCTTAAGTCGACCTTATCATTCTAACCAAGAAGCCAGGAACAAACTGTGAAAACGAAAATAAAAGTATTTCTGTTCGTGTCGCTTCTTTATTGGGGTAACACGCTATTCTCCGAGGATTATGTGGTGATCACTCATTCCTCTAACGCCATTGATTCTTTGAGTGTAGATGAGTTACGCGCCATCATGTTGGGTGACGTCAATCGTTGGCAAGGAGGCGGAGCGGTTCGCTTAGCAGTCCTCAAGTGGGGTGAATTCCATGGGGCAACGATCCGAGCGATAACGGGTCGCCGTGCGAGCCAATTCAGCCGAGCGTGGAAAAAGTTGATCTTTACTGGACAGGGTATCGCTCCCCGAGAACAGGGATCTGTAGAAGAGATGCTTGAGTATGTGGCTGCCAACGAAGGGAGCCTCGGGTATGTCCCCGTCGGTCAAGAAGGAGACGCGAAGGTGATAACCATAGATTAGCAGTAACATGCTGATCTTTTGAACCATACTCTGACTGGCGAGTCCTTTTAACAGGGCTCGCCAGTTTTCATTTTAACCCGGATTTTGCGATCCATTGCATAATTCGAGTCAACAGTCCGTATGCTGCCTGGGCATCACAGGACTGAGATATTCCGTCGACACGAGCTCTAAACGATCATCCCTGCGGCTACCGTCTCGTTAGTAAAGGCATCCACTAAAATAAAAGATCCTGTCACCCGATTTTTCTTATAACTGTCATAGGAAATCGCTTTAGCGGTGCGGATGCTGATTCGGCCGATGTCGTTGAGGCGAAACTCTAGATCATCCTCGATCTTGTGTAGCGTATTGATGTTAACTTTATAGCGAACGTCCTTGATGAGAGCTTTAGTTTCGTTGGTTGTCTGCCGGAAGACAAATTTACCGCGTGGGTTCATCGGTTTATCGCTGAACCAACAGATCATGGCTTCGATATCCTGCTCGCTGTGAGGCGGCGTGTTTTTCTTCACGATCATATCGCCGCGTGAGATATCGATCTCATCCTCGAGTGTGATCGAAACTGAGAGGGGGGGGTATGCCTCTTGGATTTCTCCGTCCGCGGTGTGGATAGCTTTAATGCGTGAGGAGAAGCCGGAGGGAAGGACCATGATCTCGTCACCTCTCTTAAAGACACCACCGGCCACTTTGCCGGCATAGCCGCGAAAGTCGTGCCATTTATCTGAATGTGGGCGGATGACCCACTGGACCGGGAAGCGCGCGTTGACCAAGTCGTGATCGGCACCAATGTAGACGTGTTCCAGATGATAAAGGAGGGTCGGGCCGTCGTACCACTCCATGTTTTCTGAGTGGTTTACGACATTGTCTCCTTTGAGCGCTGAGATCGGTATGAAGGTGACGTCGACGATGTTACCAAGGCGCGATGCAAAGGTCTCGAAGTCGTTTTTGATGCCGTTGTAGGTTTCCTCCGACCAGTCGACGAGGTCCATCTTGTTGATACAAACAGCGATGTGCTGAATACGCAGGAGGTTGGCAATAAAGGCGTGCCGCATGGTTTGCTCGATGACGCCTTTGCGCGCATCGACGAGGATAATGGCCAGGTTTGCCGTTGAGGCACCCGTAACCATATTTCGTGTGTATTGAATGTGCCCAGGCGTGTCGGCGATAATGAATTTTCGCTTGGGTGTCGCAAAGTAGCGGTATGCGACATCGATAGTGATGCCCTGTTCGCGTTCAGAGCGCAGACCATCGGTCAGGAGGGCCAGGTTTACGTTTTCATCGCCGCGGGCCTTACTCGATTGTTCGATGGCTTCGAGTTGGTCCTCGAAAATGGATTTGCTGTCGTAGAGCAATCGGCCAATGAGGGTCGACTTACCGTCATCTACTGAGCCGGCTGTAGTGAAGCGGAGTAAATCGGTGGTTCTTTCGAAATTCGCAGATGCAGTCATAGAAAAGGTGATTTTGTGTAAAAAGACGCGGGATATGTGGGCGCTGTATTTTAGAAGTAGCCTTGTTTTTTGCGGTCTTCCATAGCGGCTTCAGAGCGCTTGTCATCGGCACGGTTGCCGCGCTCGGTTTGGCGGGCGGCTGCGACCTCCGCGATGATCTTGTCGATATCATCGGCATCGCTTTCCACAGCCCCTGTAATGGTTGCGTCTCCCATGGTGCGGAAACGAATCTGCATGTTATGTACGTCCTCCCCATCCTCGGGTTGAACAAATTCGGAGACAGCGAGAATGGTATTATTCCGTATAACGACGTCGCGTTTGTGCGCGTAGTATAGACTCGGAAGTTCGATCCCTTCGAGTTTCATATACTGCCAGATATCCATTTCGGTGAAATTCGAAATGGGGAATATACGAAAATGTTCCCCTTGCGCCTTTCGGCCGTTGTAGAGATTCCAGAGTTCAGGACGTTGGTTTTTCGGATCCCATTGACCGAAGGCATCACGATGAGAGAAAAAACGCTCCTTGGCGCGGGCCTTTTCTTCGTCGCGACGTGCGCCTCCCATAGCTGCATCGGCTTGGTAGTCTTCCAACCAATCAAGCAGGGTCTGAATCTGTAGGACGTTGCGCGAAGCATTCGGTCCGGTTTCTTCGACCACGCGGCCTTCGTCTATCGCTTTTTGGACAGAGGCCACTTCAAGGGCACAATTCAGGTCTGATGCAAGCTTATCGCGGAATTCTATGGTCTCTGGAAAATTGTGCCCGGTGTCTACGTGTAAAAGCGGGAAGGGTATTCTACTCGGCCAGAAAGCTTTATAGGCCAAGTGCGTCATGACTATGGAGTCCTTACCTCCAGAGAACATGAGTACGGGCTTTTCAAACTGGGCCGCAGTCTCTCGAAGGACGTAAATCGCTTCGCTTTCGAGCTGTTTAAGATGGCTGACGGTGTAGTCTTTCATTGTGAAAATGGATCGATCTATAGGAAAGAAAGAAGTTGTTGAACACAGGTGTCGAGATCGTCGATCTCGGTATCGAGGCGTAAATCTGGTTTCTCGGGGATTTCGAAGGAAGAATCCTTGCCAGTAAAGTGTTTCACACTCCCCGCGGCTGCTTTGGCGTAGAGTCCTTTCACATCGCGTTCAGCGCAGGTTTCAAAACTTGCATGGACATAGACCTCAATAAAGTCCTCATGCCCAACAATAGCCCGAGCAGCTTCGCGGAGTGCGGCTGTTGGTGTAATGAAGGATGTGATCGTGATACAGCCTGCGTTTAGAAATAGTTTGGCCACTTCGGCTATGCGACGAATGTTTTCTTGGCGGTCCTCATCACTAAAGCCGAGGTCTCCGTTCAAACCGGACCGGATGTTGTCGCCGTCTAGAATCTGGGTAAAGCGGCCCTGGTTGTGGAGCGCCCGTTCTGCCGCATTAGCAATCGTACTCTTTCCGCTCCCAGAAAGACCATAGAGCCAGAGGACCTTGCCTGTCTGCTCCAACAGGGCCTCCTTATCAGAGCGACCGAGCATACGGTGAAATTCAGTATGGATGTTGTCAGCCATGGAAACTTCGCTTCAGCGAAGCGGCGAGTTAAATAGGTTACTCGGGAGATCTTGTAAATGGTTTCTTTGTCCTGCGCTAACGACTGCTTATGTCTTCACAGTTTTCTTCGACATCGCATAAATGAAGGTCCAGGGCTTTCACTGAAATATGTATTTCGGCAATGGAGAATGCTAACGACACCGCCAGTAAGACGATACTCCCACCGAACATTAGACCGCCTAGCAATGTCTGGCCTGCGTAGATGGCAAACATACAGCAGACGCAGAGAAAGAAACTCACTGCACCAAATTCCTGCATGCGTTGAATGATGTAGATTCGTTTACGAAGGTTATGTATCTGCGGACGGAGCGCAGCAGCCCGACTGGGTTTATCCTCGTATTGTTCTTTGAGCTGACGAACCAGTGTTGCGAGTGCAAGGAAGCGATTTGTGTAAGCCAGTAAGAGAAGGGAAATCGCGGGAAACAGCAAAGCCGGTGTTGTGATGCCAATGTCCACGATGCCGTTTTCAGGTCGAGCTATCGGCCGAGGCCGTCGGTGCCTTTTTTGGCGAGTTCAAATTCTTCGGCTGTGCTAATCTGCTGGAGGGATCCGTCTTCGATCCAAGCTACACGTCGCGATGAGGCAAGCATCTTCGGGTCGTGGGTGGAGCAAATGATAGTCACGTTGTCTTTGGCATTCAGCTCTTTAAGCAGTTCGATCACCTCTTCGCCGGTACGGCTGTCCAAGTTGCCCGTGGGTTCATCGGCGAGCACGACAGTGGGGTGGTTGGCCAGGGAGCGGGCGATAGCGACACGTTGTTGCTGCCCTCCAGAGAGTTCTTCGGGTTTATGGTGAAGGCGGTGTCCCAAGCCGACGCGCTCAAGTATCTTAGTGCCGCGCTCGGCAGCCTCTTCATCACTCGCCCCCTGAAATACCATAGGGAGCGTAACGTTTTGCAGAGCGGTCATCACAGGGATGAGGTTGAACGTCTGAAAAATGTAGCCGATTTTGTTACAGCGGAACCAAGCTTGTTGGCTCTCGGAAAGATCGAACACGGATTGACCTTGAAATATGACTTTGCCCTCGGTCGGGACATCGAGTGCTCCGATTTGATTAAAGAGGGTAGACTTTCCGGAACCTGAGGGGCCCATAATCGAGAAAAAATCACCGTCGTAAATTTCGAGAGAAATGCCTTTGAGCGCCCATAGCTCCTCGCCCTCGGTGACATAGAGCTTCTTTACATTCTCGACTGAAATGAGGACTTCGGACATATGTGTCATTATTTTGATGGTTTCACGTTGAGGACAAGCAGTCCTCGTTTCATGAGTTCTGAAGTATAAGTGATGATGGCTTTTTGGGCTTCTTCCTGTTTCCAA
This portion of the Opitutales bacterium genome encodes:
- a CDS encoding NupC/NupG family nucleoside CNT transporter, whose amino-acid sequence is MESLRSILGIAVFIGVAWTFSEGRRHVSWKLIGSALGLQLVVALAVLKVPFIERGLDVISQGFVAVLSFANRGAQEVFGRLTSDAFEFSTVIGFRVVPAIIFFSSVTSVLYYYGILQKVVYGLAWIMKRTMKLSGAESLAAAANVFIGQTEALVMVRPYLNSMTRSEVMSLMTGGMATIAGTVLAAYIGFLGGDDPAQQALFGKHLITASILSAPAALMYSKLLVPETQDVNAEMEIADDDMGTNVFDAIARGTTQGLTLAFNVGAMIIVFVAFVTMINYLLSDVLGQLTGLNDLVASWSGGRYETFSMELIFGVLFAPFAWLMGIDSGSVMAAGQLLGEKLVINEFIAYLTFGGMKESGVLVDERSIILITYALCGFANFASMGIQIGGISSIAPSKRAVLCQLALRSVLAGNLACFTTACVAGMFI
- the cysN gene encoding sulfate adenylyltransferase subunit CysN — its product is MTASANFERTTDLLRFTTAGSVDDGKSTLIGRLLYDSKSIFEDQLEAIEQSSKARGDENVNLALLTDGLRSEREQGITIDVAYRYFATPKRKFIIADTPGHIQYTRNMVTGASTANLAIILVDARKGVIEQTMRHAFIANLLRIQHIAVCINKMDLVDWSEETYNGIKNDFETFASRLGNIVDVTFIPISALKGDNVVNHSENMEWYDGPTLLYHLEHVYIGADHDLVNARFPVQWVIRPHSDKWHDFRGYAGKVAGGVFKRGDEIMVLPSGFSSRIKAIHTADGEIQEAYPPLSVSITLEDEIDISRGDMIVKKNTPPHSEQDIEAMICWFSDKPMNPRGKFVFRQTTNETKALIKDVRYKVNINTLHKIEDDLEFRLNDIGRISIRTAKAISYDSYKKNRVTGSFILVDAFTNETVAAGMIV
- the cysD gene encoding sulfate adenylyltransferase subunit CysD is translated as MKDYTVSHLKQLESEAIYVLRETAAQFEKPVLMFSGGKDSIVMTHLAYKAFWPSRIPFPLLHVDTGHNFPETIEFRDKLASDLNCALEVASVQKAIDEGRVVEETGPNASRNVLQIQTLLDWLEDYQADAAMGGARRDEEKARAKERFFSHRDAFGQWDPKNQRPELWNLYNGRKAQGEHFRIFPISNFTEMDIWQYMKLEGIELPSLYYAHKRDVVIRNNTILAVSEFVQPEDGEDVHNMQIRFRTMGDATITGAVESDADDIDKIIAEVAAARQTERGNRADDKRSEAAMEDRKKQGYF
- the cysC gene encoding adenylyl-sulfate kinase, whose product is MADNIHTEFHRMLGRSDKEALLEQTGKVLWLYGLSGSGKSTIANAAERALHNQGRFTQILDGDNIRSGLNGDLGFSDEDRQENIRRIAEVAKLFLNAGCITITSFITPTAALREAARAIVGHEDFIEVYVHASFETCAERDVKGLYAKAAAGSVKHFTGKDSSFEIPEKPDLRLDTEIDDLDTCVQQLLSFL
- a CDS encoding DUF2721 domain-containing protein — its product is MDIGITTPALLFPAISLLLLAYTNRFLALATLVRQLKEQYEDKPSRAAALRPQIHNLRKRIYIIQRMQEFGAVSFFLCVCCMFAIYAGQTLLGGLMFGGSIVLLAVSLAFSIAEIHISVKALDLHLCDVEENCEDISSR
- a CDS encoding ABC transporter ATP-binding protein, whose protein sequence is MSEVLISVENVKKLYVTEGEELWALKGISLEIYDGDFFSIMGPSGSGKSTLFNQIGALDVPTEGKVIFQGQSVFDLSESQQAWFRCNKIGYIFQTFNLIPVMTALQNVTLPMVFQGASDEEAAERGTKILERVGLGHRLHHKPEELSGGQQQRVAIARSLANHPTVVLADEPTGNLDSRTGEEVIELLKELNAKDNVTIICSTHDPKMLASSRRVAWIEDGSLQQISTAEEFELAKKGTDGLGR